The genome window CTCTCCTGAAACCGTCACTGTTCGAAGTCCGTATAAATTTTTTACCTTTTTAAACTCTACCACCACTTCTCATCTAATAGGTCTGAATCTAATGCCATGCCATTATAATTTCTTTGGAACTACTTGGTACACCTATGACCTATCGGTTTCATTGTTGGCAACAGAAAATTCGAATTCGAAATAAAAAAAACAATGTTGACCTGGGCTAGGAGCCCACAGGCCACGCTCGAAACAGATTCAGCCCAGCAACCGCCAAAAATTGGGCCCGCAAGGTGGTCGGACTTTCGGAGTTCGGCTGGGCTCCGACCAGTTGGACATCCCCGGACCCTGAACCCTAGCGGCTGATTTATTTTCTCCTTTCCTCCCGGCGGCCGGCGCTGCTCTCTCCTTCGACATCCGCGGCAGCGAAGACTAGGCCACAAAATCGCGGTAGCAAGCAGCAGACAggtggggaagatgtcgtcgctgCGGAATGCGATCCCGCGGCGCGCTCACAAGGAGCGCGCCCAGCCGTAAGTTCTCTGCCCGTAGATGTTACCAGTTACCATTCGAATCCGAGAGGATGGCGCCGCCGCTGGACCCGGCCGTCTCCGAGAATGAAGAGCGATGATTTTGGGTCTGGATGGAGTTTTGCAGGGAGGCGAGGAAGAAGTTTGGGCTTTTGGAGAAACACAAGGACTATGTCGTCCGGGCGCGAGCTTACCACATCAAGGAGGCAACCATCGCTGTATGCTTCTATTCTGTCCAATCCTTCCTTCTAGCACTTAGGAAGTTGGGAACTTGCTTGTTGTATCAGATTTAGATATACTATTAGCATGTTATTAGCAGTTCAACTATATTTAGCTATCCTAGACTACAGATACTGTGACTGCATAATCTAAAATCCTTGTTGTTTATTATTTGCAGAAACTGAAGGAAAAGGCGGCATTCAGGAATCCGGATGAGTTCTATTTTAAAATGATCAACAGTAGGACTGTTGGTGGAATTCATAGACCTAAGTATGTACAATGTAGCCCCTCGGATCCTATTAACTCTAGTATTGTAAGGTTTGGTCTACCCTGGGTTCTAGTTTTGACTGTGTCATGCATTTCAGGCCTGAAGATAATAAGTATACTGAAGAGGAACTTCTTCTGTTGAAAAATAAAGATATGGGATATATCCTTCAGAGCGTTCAAAGTGAAAAAAAGGTTTGTGACATTTTAAAGTATTCATAGCAAATAAGTACATTTCGGTGTCTTGTGGCTGAATGTTTACTATGTTTTAATTGGGATGGATCACTTCGTAGAAAATCGAAAAGCTAAGCTCAACACTCCATGAACTTGATAACAAGCCTCAAAACAAGCATGTTTATTTTGCTGAAGACAGGTACATATAATGAGTTCTTTTGCTTACCATTTTTGGAACTATCTGCTAGTTAAGCTTGTGCCGACATTTAGGTGGCTCTTTTATTTCAGAGAAGAAGCAAAAGAAATACAATCAAGGATAGGACAAAGCAGCAACATGCCTGATCTTGACAACATCCCTTCTCGTATAAAGAAGTAATATGCTCTCCTCTTCCAAGTATGTTGCATGTGTGTTACTTCTATAGCTACACTTAATAGCATTATGCTCATGGAGAGTCATTTTTACTGTTTATTAGTCTTAACATTTATATTTTTGTCCATTTAACTAGGACCAGTATGGTTGGAATGGGATTATGATATTAATATACTATGCAGTTAGTTAGTTGACTGGTATCTCATGTTGTCTAATCCTTTGTTTTTCCCCAGGAAAATAGCCTCTTCGTACAGGGAGTTAGAAGAGAGGAAGCAGCGGCTTCAAAAGCTTGAGAAATTGTATGCAGACATGGCCTTGCAAAAAGAATTGAAGGTATTGCATCTCTATATTTtgattttttcttttttcttgggTGCTACTTTCAAGGGTTCAATTGAAACAACATATAAAAGCGACCTGGACTGGGTTGGTGCTGCTGCCAACCAATTTCTGGAATTAATTTCTTCAGTATCAGATTAAATGCATCCATCCTTTAGTTGATGTTAGAACAACATTGCCCCAGAAGTTATTGGTTATTTGTGTTCTTAGTTGCCCACTCAAGTCTATAGGGAAAAGGATTGtacttagggtctgtttggttggcttGTGGATatgaaaaaagttgttgtgggctgtgaACTGTAAAAAGCTAAAACTGTTTGGTAGAAACCACTAAAAGACGCTAAAAGTGCTTCCATATATATTTGTATAGTTACATCCGGAAAGCCGCTAAAAGCTGGTCTAGAGGTGCTTTCAATTTTGCACTCCAAAAAAACCGGCTTTTGGAAAAAGCGGCTTCCCGGTTCGGgccctttggtttggcttttggcttttagggggcaaaagccaaaccaaacacacccttagataATGGCGGAATTATCTGCTACTAGGTTACTAGTTACTTTCCAGCATGTTTCTGAAAGGAATCTAAGTATCATATGGGAGATTCTTTTTTGAGTCATTGGCCAAGGAAAAAAAACTAGTGGACTCTTTTATATCAATAGAAAATTAATGACACAATGAACATGAGTTGGAAGGTGGCAATTTTCCAGTTTAAATTGGTAATTGCTGCGGTATGCACTTTTGTGCCACCAAAAATGTCATTATTCTGTCTTAAAAAGTAAAACGTGAAGCCCGGCCAGATCAGTCGAACTCATTCCTGTTCCTCCAGCAGTTTGCTAAAACTGGGCTAATTT of Zea mays cultivar B73 chromosome 8, Zm-B73-REFERENCE-NAM-5.0, whole genome shotgun sequence contains these proteins:
- the LOC100283970 gene encoding U3 small nucleolar RNA-associated protein 11, which translates into the protein MSSLRNAIPRRAHKERAQPEARKKFGLLEKHKDYVVRARAYHIKEATIAKLKEKAAFRNPDEFYFKMINSRTVGGIHRPKPEDNKYTEEELLLLKNKDMGYILQSVQSEKKKIEKLSSTLHELDNKPQNKHVYFAEDREEAKEIQSRIGQSSNMPDLDNIPSRIKKKIASSYRELEERKQRLQKLEKLYADMALQKELKKPGRKRKLKLHEDEETDNQTSRPVYKWRAQRKR